Within Candidatus Rubrimentiphilum sp., the genomic segment AGCGTGACGTCCACGACCATGCTGGGCACGACCTTGTCGCCGAAAGGCGAGCCGAAAGCAGTCGAGACATACCCGCGCACCCAGAAGTCGTTCTCTTTGGCGTTGCGCACGACGTCGCGAAAGGTTTCCAGCGATTCGTCGATCGTCATGTTGATGTTGCGCTTCGTAAACGCTTCGGACGCGGCCGTGAAGACCGCGATCGCATTCGCGCCGGCTTCTTTGGCACGTTCGAGGCCGCGCACATTGGGCGTGAGCACTGGATAGCGCACGCCGGGGCGCTTGTGGATGCGCGTAAAAACCTCGGTCGCATCCGCCAGCTGCGGAATCGCTTTTGGGCTAACGAACGAGGTCGCTTCGATCAGCGTCAGGCCCGTCTCGCTAAGCAGATCGATGTACCGGACTTTGTCTTCGGTCGAGATGATCTCGTCTTCGTTTTGCAGACCGTCGCGCGGCCCCATCTCGCAGACGCGCACGAATTGCGGGATGCTCATGCTATTTCCAGTTCGGCGGACGCCGTTCAAGAAAAGCGCGAAGGCCCTCTTGCCCTTCGGGCGAGGTGCGCTGGTCGGCAATCGCTTCCGCGGTGATATCGAGCGACTTTCCGTAGGACGTTTCGCGCACGCGCGCAATCAATTTCTTGGCAGCCGAAATTGCAGAAGGGCCGGCGCTCAAGACCTCGCTCGTGACGCGCTCGATCGCGACGTCGAGCGTGTCGGCTACGACAACTTCGTGCACCAGGCCGATCGCTTGCGCGCGACGCGCCTCGAACCGTTCGCCGGTCAGAAACAATGCGCGCGCATGCGACGCACCGATCTTCGCCAGCACGAACGGCGAGATCACGGCCGGAATAATCCCAAGTTTGGTTTCGGTGAATCCGAAGACAGCGTCGGAAGCCGCGATCGCGATGTCGCAGACCGCCACTAAACCGGCGCCGCCTCCCAGGGCCGCGCCGTGAACCTTTGCGATGACCGGTTTCGGACAGCGATCGATCGCGCGAAACATTTTGGAGAGAGCCCGTGCGCCGGCGACGTTTTGCTTACGCGTCAGCTCGAGCGAGTCGCGCATCATGGTGACGTCGGCTCCGCCGCAGAAGGCCTTGCCTTCGCCCGAGAGCACGACGGCACGGATTTCCGGATCGGTCGCTATTTGCTCGAAGGTGGAACGAAGCTGCTCGATCAAATCGTTGTCGAGTGCGTTGCGAACGTCGGGCCGGTCGAGCCGAACCTGCGCGACCGGGCCTTGGGCCGAATAGCGGAGTACCGCAGCCATCCGGGCGGCTTTCTCGCTCCCATCCGTGGCCGCCTCGCACGCGTTGAGTGTACGGATGCAAACCGGCAAGATCGTCTACCGCCATTCCGCCGTCACGCGCCTGACGCACTGGCTGTTTTTCATCGCTTTCTTGGCGCTGGTTAGCAGTGGTCTGCAGATATTCAACGCAGCGCCGTATCTGGACGCCTCGGATAAAACCGATCCCGCGCACCGTGTCTTGCAAATTACGGCTCCGAGCCAAGGCGTCGGCACGACGATCGTCTTTGGCCGCACGTTCACGACGACCGGTTGGCTGGGGTGGACCGACGATGGAATGGGCAGCACGACCGGCCGGGCATTTCCGGGCTGGATTACGATTCCGTCGTACCAAGATCTCGCGGACGGCCGTCGCTGGCATCTGTTTTTCGCCTGGATAATGGTTATTTGCGGCGTTGTCTACATTGTGTGGGGAGCCGGCCGGCATGATCTGCGCGAACTTGTTCTGCGCCCGTCGGACATACCCAAACTCTTGCCGATGCAACTCTATTACTTCCGCTTGCGAAAAGAGCCGCCGGCGCACGGTAAGTACAATCCATTGCAGAAGATGGCGTATACGCTCGTTCTCTTCGTCTTCGCGCCGCTGATCGTGATAAGCGGACTCGCGCTGTCACCGAGCTTTGACGCTGCCATGCCCTGGGTAACGACGATGTTTGGTGGCCGCCAGTTCGCGCGGCTGTGGCATTTCGTTCTGATGATCGCATTGTGCGGTTTTTTTGCAACCCACATCATGCTGGTAGCTACCACAGGTTTGCGCAACCACATTGCGTCGATGATTACCGGTCGCTACAAACTGGGTGCGCATGACGGAGTGGGCGTATGAAGCGCAAACTCTTTATTGCATCTAGCATTTCGGCGGCCTTGGCCGGCTGCGGGGCGATCGGCACGAAGCTTAACGACAACCAAGCAGCGCACTCGGTCTTGACCAGTGCGGAAGACCTGAACCTACGCGTAATCGGTACGCACGGACTGGCGCGGCAATATGCGCCGTCCGATATTTCGAAAGATTTTCCAATCAACTCGCTCGACACGCCGACCGATCGCATCTACACGCAGCTCGTGGGTGCCGCATTCCGTCCGTACCGGCTCACGCTCACCGGCATGGTCGCGCGGCCGCAGACGCTTTCACTGGCACAACTCAACGCGATGCCGCAGAGCGCGCAGATTACCCGTCACGATTGCGTCGAGGGCTGGAGCGCAATCGCGCAATGGAGCGGCGTTGCACTGCGCGATCTGCTGGCGCTGGCGTCTCCGCGCCCCGGCGCGAACTTCGTGGTGTTTTACACCTTCGATCAGGATTCGGGGGGAATGCCGTATTACGAGAGTTTGAACATGGCGCAGGCCATGCACCCGCAAGCGCTGCTGGCGCTGCGCCAGAACGGCGCGCCGATCCCGCCCGATCGTGGAGCCCCGGTCCGCCTGAAAGTTCCGACGCAATTAGGCTACAAGAGCGCCAAATGGGTGCGCCATATCGAGGTGGTCGCATCGCTCGCGCACCTCTTCGGCGGCAAAGGCGGCTATTGGGAAGACCAAGGCTACGAATGGTACGCCGGCATCTAACCGCGCTTTAAGGGAGCAGCGGAACGCCTGGTTGAACTCCCCGCGTTCATCCCGTTATAAGGAGTTCTTATTGATGAAGCTTTTACTAACCGGGCTTTCTTTGGTTTTACTCACGGCCGCATCGAGCGTAGGCGCGAAGTCGATGTACAGCAACCCGCCTCCGGGGATGGTCGTTCAAGACGTGGTGACCTATCTGTCGGGCGAAGGCATGAGTTCGCGGTGGCACGTCGTCTCGAGCCGCGTGGCCGTCGGACGGCAAAACGGCAAACAGATCGCCTATCAATGGTATCTTTCGGTCTACGCACCCGCCGCAAACGGCTGGACCCTGAAGTGGCGTTCGCCGGGCAACAGCACGCTGCTGTCCAAGGTCACCAAGGCGAATGGCCTGCAGCTCTATTTTCCGATGCAATCCGTTAGAATTGTCGGCGGCGCGGAGCTCGAGCAGCCGGCGGTGCAAGACGCAGTTGTGCAAATTCATGAATCGGCCGCGGATTGCGGAGGTTCGACGGTGGCGGTGCTTGGGGCGACGGGTCGCGCGATGACCGTCGGTCCGCGCGTCACCGTGACGAACGGATGCGACTTGCAGGCGTCAATCGTAAAATACGGACAGATGCAAGCCGTGCAACTGACTGGGCCGTACTACGGTCCGAAAGCGGCTATGTGCTGCCCGACCAAACCGAAGGCGAGCGCCAAGCTCACGTACTCCGGCCAGATACGCGGCTGGAGCGTTACGCCGAACTACTTCACGATTCACCGGTAAGGCTAATCGCGCAGTAGCGACTCGTCCAAGGGCAATCGCGGGAAGCCGGCTGGGCAGGCCCGGCCGGCTCCCGTCAGCCACTCAGGCGACGTCCGAGTCGTCCCCCAACGGCATGCGCGGCACGCCCGAAGGATACGACGTCGGGTTTTCTTCCATAAACTGCTTCGAAATGGCCGCTAAGTACTCGAAGTACTCCCAAACCGCCGGCGTGGTCTTGCGCCGTAGCCGGATCATCGGCAGCAAATTGTTCCATGAACTCACGACAACCCCGCACCATAAGGTGCAGGCAATTTTGCGATCGATGATTCCAAAGCGAACGAATCCACCCATCGATTCGAAGAAATTGGCGATATTCGTGGCTTGCTGGAATTCGAGCGGCGCCGACGGGCTCGTTTGAAGTTTCAGCCGTTTTTCCGGATCTTGCAGAAGCTTCGGCAATTCGGCGACAATGAATCGCCTGGCGTTTTGAAACTCCTCGGATTCGAGTTTCTCGCGGCATTCCGTTAACGCCACAATTTGGTTGCCGCCGCGCATGTGGCGCAGCTGCAAGAGCGCCGCGATTGCCGAGGCAGCGATAACGACGAAGGTTCCGAGCGTTCCGATCGCGGTCAGCCACTCAGGAGACATCGGAAACCTTCGCCTTTGTCTCCGGCCACATCTCCGGAAGCGGCAGACGTTCCATTCCTTTTGGAAACGCGCCGTTCGGGTGCTGCGCCGCGTAGCGTTTAGATAATATCGTCAGATATTCGAAATTTTCCCATAATGCGGCCGACCCGATTATCGCGCGCCGGTTAGCGGTGAGCGGGGCCAGCGCTTCCCAGGCCCGTGTGGCAACGCCACCCCACAAATCGCAGGCGATCTCTTGATCGATGATTCCGTTCTTGACCAAGGCGCCGAAGGTTTCGAAGAAATTTGCCACCGTTCGGGCGGGCTGGTATTCAGGCGGAAAGAACGGCGTCGTCAATGCCTCGCGCACTGCCGGGTCCTGGAAGCGCGGCGGCAACTCGCGGACGACGAAATTCTCAGCGGCCTGGAACGCGGGCGATTCTATTGTTTCGCGGACTTCATTCAGCGCGATGATTTGATTGCTGCCGCGCATGTGCCGCAGCTGCATGAGCGCCGCGATCGCCGAGGCGGCGATAACAACGAACGTTCCGAGCGTTCCGATCGCGGTCAGCCACTCAGGGCTCATGCGGCCCTCGACAGGCTCGGGCGTGCCCTTCGACAAGACTCAGGATGACATCCCGACAGGCTCACCATGACAATTACATTCGAAATATGCCGAAACGTGTTTCGGC encodes:
- a CDS encoding hydroxymethylglutaryl-CoA lyase; protein product: MSIPQFVRVCEMGPRDGLQNEDEIISTEDKVRYIDLLSETGLTLIEATSFVSPKAIPQLADATEVFTRIHKRPGVRYPVLTPNVRGLERAKEAGANAIAVFTAASEAFTKRNINMTIDESLETFRDVVRNAKENDFWVRGYVSTAFGSPFGDKVVPSMVVDVTLKLFEMGCDEVSIGDTIGVGVPSQVDELVPLLLRETTTEKIALHFHDTRGTALANVYAALQHGIAIFDSSSGGLGGCPYAPGATGNLGTEDLLYMLHGMGIKTGVNLDKVRAASRFIAGVVGHDLTSKAFQALERANSTHSGQPAQ
- a CDS encoding enoyl-CoA hydratase-related protein; the protein is MAAVLRYSAQGPVAQVRLDRPDVRNALDNDLIEQLRSTFEQIATDPEIRAVVLSGEGKAFCGGADVTMMRDSLELTRKQNVAGARALSKMFRAIDRCPKPVIAKVHGAALGGGAGLVAVCDIAIAASDAVFGFTETKLGIIPAVISPFVLAKIGASHARALFLTGERFEARRAQAIGLVHEVVVADTLDVAIERVTSEVLSAGPSAISAAKKLIARVRETSYGKSLDITAEAIADQRTSPEGQEGLRAFLERRPPNWK
- a CDS encoding cytochrome b/b6 domain-containing protein, with translation MQTGKIVYRHSAVTRLTHWLFFIAFLALVSSGLQIFNAAPYLDASDKTDPAHRVLQITAPSQGVGTTIVFGRTFTTTGWLGWTDDGMGSTTGRAFPGWITIPSYQDLADGRRWHLFFAWIMVICGVVYIVWGAGRHDLRELVLRPSDIPKLLPMQLYYFRLRKEPPAHGKYNPLQKMAYTLVLFVFAPLIVISGLALSPSFDAAMPWVTTMFGGRQFARLWHFVLMIALCGFFATHIMLVATTGLRNHIASMITGRYKLGAHDGVGV
- a CDS encoding molybdopterin-dependent oxidoreductase — its product is MKRKLFIASSISAALAGCGAIGTKLNDNQAAHSVLTSAEDLNLRVIGTHGLARQYAPSDISKDFPINSLDTPTDRIYTQLVGAAFRPYRLTLTGMVARPQTLSLAQLNAMPQSAQITRHDCVEGWSAIAQWSGVALRDLLALASPRPGANFVVFYTFDQDSGGMPYYESLNMAQAMHPQALLALRQNGAPIPPDRGAPVRLKVPTQLGYKSAKWVRHIEVVASLAHLFGGKGGYWEDQGYEWYAGI
- a CDS encoding DUF4760 domain-containing protein, whose amino-acid sequence is MSPEWLTAIGTLGTFVVIAASAIAALMQLRHMRGSNQIIALNEVRETIESPAFQAAENFVVRELPPRFQDPAVREALTTPFFPPEYQPARTVANFFETFGALVKNGIIDQEIACDLWGGVATRAWEALAPLTANRRAIIGSAALWENFEYLTILSKRYAAQHPNGAFPKGMERLPLPEMWPETKAKVSDVS